agccatacagagaaagacagataccatatggtttcactcttatgtggatcctgagaaacttaacaggaacccatgggggaggggaaggaaaaaaaaaaagaggttagagtgggagagagccaaagtataagagactgttaaaactgagaacaaactgagggttgatggggggtgggagggaggggagggtgggggatgggtattgaggagggcacctgttgggatgagcactgggtgttgtatggaaaccaatttgacaataaatttcatatataaaaaaaataataaaaaaaaaactcaaaatggaagaaaaaaaaaaaaaaaagaaacagtccaggggcgcctggctgactcaggcagtcgagcgtgcgactcttgatctctgagttgtgagtttaaaccccacattgggggtagagcttactttaaaaaaaaaaagacacagtccagctatataaaataaatcaaccATATGCTGCTTTCAAgagacatattttaaatgtaaggatacaaaatggttaaaaataaacaacatatggCAAAACAACACATCATGCAAGCAATAACAAAAATGTCAGGATAGCTATATGAATATTAGACAGAATTGACTTTACATTCTGGAGGATCTGGAAGGCCGTGCACATACAAAGGGTTGCACACATGCTCAGGGGAGATCAGAGATGGATGACCTTTGGCCCTATACAAGCAGAAAGTAAAAATCAGAGACTTGTAAACTGCCTGAACTTAGAATGAGTGTACCAACACATGCACAGATTCCCTAGGAAAAGGGTGGAAACCTTGTAGGCTCAAAgtgtttaaggaaaatatttggcAAACAATTGACTGATCACTAAGCTATGATGACCAAAGGATGAAACCTAGGTGGCTAggcttaaaaataagaacaagaattttaagaggagaaaaaacTGAGCAAAGATTCCAGTTGTCACACACTGCAGGAGAAATAGACACTACGTAATTAGTCCAAGCACATCActgaacaaaaccaaagaaatatagtgcattatacaaaataaaaataaagcaacaaagaAACAAGGTGTAgcccaacaggaaaaaaaatcagctcatATAAACTGTCTGCAGAAGGTCGTCCATGATAGATTTAGTACATAAAGACTTCAAATAAgctattttaatatgtttatcaaagaactcaaagaaaatatgtttaaagaattaaaggaatgTGTGATGACAACAACTCATCACATCGGAACATTAATAAGGAGATATGAGggatgtctgggtgactcagtcagttcagcatccaactcttgatttcagttcaggtctcatggtttgtgagatcaagccctgcattgggctctgcgctgtcagctgcttgagattctctctctccctctcactctgctcccctcaacaaataaacttttttttaaataatgagatatgaattataaaaaagaaatgaataaaaattctaGAGTTAAAAGGCAtaacaactgaaatgaaaaattcactcaAGGAGCTCAACAGCAGATTTGAGcaatagaagaaagaatcagcaaactgaAAGGTAGATCAATAGACACTATCCagtcaaaagaacaaaatgtaaaaagcatgaagaaaactgaagaaacttGAAGGCCTGTGAGACACCATCAAACACACCACATATGTATAATGGGagttccagaagagaaaaagaaaaaaaggggcatAAGTATATAAAGAGATCATGAGTGAAAAGTtcacaaatttgatgaaaaacaatcTACACACCCAAATTAACTCTCTACATCCAGTCTACATCCACATTCAATGAATTCTGAGTAGTACAAATCCAAAGATATTTATAGCTAGAAAGATCATTGTCAAACTGTTGAAAGtcaaagccaaagagaaaaatatgaaaacagcaAGAGGAAAATTACATATGATATACAAAGGAACCACAATGAGattaacagctgatttctcatcGGAAACAATGGAGATAAGAAGGTGGTGttatgacatattcaaagtgctggggGAGAAAACTACCAACTAAGAATTCTAGGAGTCAGTTCACCACGGCAACAGCTTATGACAACACTTTCTTCTCCCCAGCTTCTGGGTGTCTCTTCAGGTCTTCTGCTGTAAGCTGTGCTGAGGGGAAGGGTGTGGGAGGTCTCTGACCTCACACCATGGGGGACAGAAGAGGTGATAACTTCGAAAGTAGGGACATTGACTGCCTTAAATTGGAGTTAATGGAAGAAATCCACATGAGAGACTTAGTACAGCTTTCGATACTTGAATTAAGACAGGAGATAGTGAAACTGGAAGCCAAACTCAATACTGAAAATAAAGGTGGTGAATGGAAAACCCGTTATGAAGTCCAACTTGGACTGAATGATCATCTAGTAAAGCAAATTGCTACTctcaaagagaaaatggaaaaactccGTGGAGATCCTTCAGATAGACTATCTTCTATTCGTGTCTATGAGCGAATGTCAGTGGAATCCTTAAATACATTACTTAAacagttagaaaaagaaaaaaggagtctTGAAAATCAAGTGAAAAATTGTGCACTTAGATTGGAACAAGAGTCAAAGGCTTACCACAAAACCAGTGATGAATGCCGTGCATACCTAGCTGAAATGTCTCAGATCTCTAGCTCACACCAAGTTtctaaaaggcaacagatggaTCAACTTCATAGAATGAAACAGAATCATGTGAAAACAGGAAGATGTAATCCAACTAATCAGAAGATAGTAAATGCCAAGAGAGGACCAGCAAAAAAGATTACAAGATCAAACCATTTTCCAAAACTCAATCTGTAATTTCAAAACTGGGTGGATTTctacttcttccctttcttcatctgtaatattCAACTCATGAAGTTAACATTCAGCACATTTTTGGggtaatgaaataattttttttaaaaagagccattAAACCTCTTTGGCTCCTCTTCCAGATGTTTGTTCCTTTCTCTGCATGACAGTAATTTTCttagtaatttattttagtttcaaaaaTTCTTCTGGAAAGTAATTTTAGTGACCCTAATATATCTAACAGCAGCACttgtgattcttaaaaaaaaatcctagggaTGCTGAAGATTGTCATCATTACACTTGCTTTTAATAATCTATCCATGATATGCTTTGATGGTGACATTGCTATTGTATTTGGTTTCTAGTCGGCTGTAATCTGATAATACGAGTTCACGAAAACTTTTTGCTATTTTAGGTTATATAATGCTCATTTTTTTAGCCCAAAGTTTAAACAAATCAGATGCATTTTAAACTTTGACTTGAAGTATCATGGTATTGCGGAAATAGCCTTCAATCAAATATCAGCTTGTTGTAGCCCCACTCTGCCATGAACTTATGAGATTTGGGGAAAATCCGTTTACCTCATCTTTATTTCTTGTACCTGTAAAATGACTGAGGCAAACTCTGCAACTTCTAAGCTTTCTTACCATTCTAGAAAACCAACACTTACTCAACTACAGGATCCTGCCATAGCGCACATGGCAAATTCAGTcatttttgtgatgtttattaATTCATAGTGATGACCTTATTTTTTGGACCAAACATGGCAAGTGTCCACAATATTCAAGCCTAGAAGTGGACATAGAATGAGGATAGGATAGGAGAGCATTCTTTTAaggcatttataaaatttattatattctcCTATTCATGATTAGACTGTTTTTGTAACTGTCACATAGGTCTGgaatacacatataatttatttgctcaacttaataagtgaatttaaattCCCAGAAATCACCCAATGATCAGTATAGTTTTTAGCTAATGGTGTTCTCACCTTGCATTTGTTGCTAAAACCTAAATTCCAGTCGGCATCACCAAGTAATGAATACCAAATGCATTTCTATATCTCTGTAGTTATTCACTTTCTTTCCTTGAGAATGCATAAATTTCATAGagccaaataattattttatatgactGTAAAATATAATGCAATGAAATATAAAGTAACTTCTTATAAATTACTCTACATTGGAgctgtttgaaaatattttcccctgtTCTTAATAAAGCTAACTACAGATATCAGATACCATGACCCATATTATCAAACAAATGctagatttttatgttttacaataTCTTTCTTAGCATTAGCAACAAATTAATAATCTAAATTTAGTAATAAATATAATCACAGATCATCActgcaggataaaaaaaaagttttttctatcATACAGAGGAAGGCCATTGTAGGGATTGAATTaaggaacatttaaaattatctcaATCATTGTGATGGTATATTAGTTGAACATCTTACCACGGGGATCTATCACATTTAGTTGTTAGTTCTGCAGGAGTGTCTTTGGAATACTTTCcaaatgtctgaaaatgtctgtCTTAAACACAGTGAaggaggggcaccttggtggctcagtcggttgggcgtacaacttcagctcaggtcatgatctcacagttcagttcatgagttccagccctgcatcaggctgtcagcccagagccgcttcagattctttgttcccctctctgcctgcccctctcacactctttttctctctcaaaaataaataaacattaaaaaaccccacagtgGTAGAATGTTGACGGGGTAGTGTAAAGAACTTAAATGGGAGACTTTCGAAGATCTGTGTTCTGACATCAGCTCTGCCACTTCTAAGCTTCTGACTATAAGTAAATCACTTTTCATTGCCTCACTTTCATTATGTATAGGGTTGGAAATATTCACCCTAACTACTGCCTTGGGATTGCTGGGCAGATCAAGGTACTTAACTAAATATTTACCTATATACTGTTTTTAGACCTTATTACCTTCTGAAAGGGTGCAACTAAATTTACAGGTATAAAAGCAACATCCACAACAtacaagatgaaaataaaagttaaacagtTTTTCAAGAGTTCATGACTAAGAA
This region of Acinonyx jubatus isolate Ajub_Pintada_27869175 chromosome X, VMU_Ajub_asm_v1.0, whole genome shotgun sequence genomic DNA includes:
- the LOC106981582 gene encoding coiled-coil domain-containing protein 169-like; this translates as MGDRRGDNFESRDIDCLKLELMEEIHMRDLVQLSILELRQEIVKLEAKLNTENKGGEWKTRYEVQLGLNDHLVKQIATLKEKMEKLRGDPSDRLSSIRVYERMSVESLNTLLKQLEKEKRSLENQVKNCALRLEQESKAYHKTSDECRAYLAEMSQISSSHQVSKRQQMDQLHRMKQNHVKTGRCNPTNQKIVNAKRGPAKKITRSNHFPKLNL